The nucleotide window AGAGCACGTGAGGTTTGTACCATCTGCGGTCCGTTACACTTCGTAACACCGATATGGTTTACGAGCCGAGCGCCGAAGCCGAGCCGAGGCCGCGAGACCGGCTTTGGACTGGAAGGTTCCTTGAGAGCCGGTGGGAAACGTTTTCTTGCTAATTTAGCAGTTGTAAGCCATTtactcttctctcttcttttctccttctctctcccccctctcctctctcttgctctcctcctcctccccctcgccTCCCCTCTTCCTCCCCCCAAGAATCCCCTCGCCGGTTCCAATTCTCGCAGATCCGCCGATTTCCCGGCCGATTAGGAGTCATTTTGCGTTCGTCGATTCAATAGAACCCTGGTTTCGTGTTCTTCGTCGCTAAACCCTCACATTTCGACGGCCGCGTCGGTCTCGGTTCTCTGCTCGCAGCATTGTGGTACGGCGTCTCGGATCGTAGAGCTTTGTCTTCGTTCCCTTTGGTTTCTTGCTGCTTCGTTCTGGTCTGTGATTGCATTTGTCTAACGACTGCAAAGAATTGAGATTATGGATTCTGAACTAAGTCATTAAATCGTATTGGAATTTTAATCGGTAGAAGAAACGTTCTTTCCTCGGTCGGATTCTCTTGTTTCTGATTCTGGATTCTGATTTGATGCATTTTCGCTTGCGATCAATCTAGCTTGCTCGCCTGTTCTACTCTGCCCCCCTTCCCTTTTTTTCTAAATTCGAAATCTTGCAGATATCAATATTATGATGTGGGTTAGCATAGAATGGAGTGATTTCTGATGCTAATACATATGCTACCTCCACCTGTTCTCGGATAAACTAGTCAGCGCGAGCTTACGCTTCTCCTTTCTTCTCTAATCTGAAATGGGGGAAGCATCCAGGAACATTCTGTAGAATCAGGTGAGTTTGTGGAATCTGTTGATCACCATGCACAGTTACATCGATCACAATGACTTGATCGGTAATTAGAAACGTTTGGCTTCGGAGACTAATTTTCTTGGATGTCGACCGGCATGTTGCCATAGTCACAAGCTTGCAGGATGCATTGATTTGTGTTGGTGCTGTCATGATCATACTAATTTCTAGCGTAAATTGAAACTGGCCAGCAAAAAAGGGGAGGCAGTTGGAATTGGGCGAATTCCCTGCTCCTCGTTTGATTCGATGCAGTATTTATTGGAGTTCCAAGGGTGAGTGGGTCTCTGTTCTACCAAAGAAATTTGATGGTTTCTTAACTGGTTGGATCAGGTGGCAAGAACTTGATGCGAATCATGGAGGCCGAGCTGTGTTCAGCCCGGACCCTATCTCCGTCGCGGGAGGAAAGTGGTGATGAAGAGCTCTCGGTGCTTCCCAGGCACACCAAGGTCATCGTAACTGGTAACAACAGAACAAAGTCTGTTCTAGTTGGGCTTCAAGGTGTTGTCAAGAAAGCTGTTGGTCTTGGTGGCTGGCACTGGCTGGTGAGTAATTGTTTCCTCTTGCCTAAGAACATTGTCCTTGGAATTCACACACTCTAGTTCTTTGCATCACAGGGTTCAAAATCATTGAATGTTACCAGAGAATGATTATTACCTATTCCTAGAATTCGAGTCTTTAGAAGAATTCTTGCAAGACAGACATCATTCTACTAAGCCAACCATTTCCAAAGTCACTTAAATCTCACTTATTTAGCCACCATCCACTCACTGGTTTCTGTACTTTCATCATCATTCCTCTGTGCATTTTGTCAATAGGTTTATAAATGAATGAAGGTGCAAGACACATTGTTTTGCTAGCTCACGGATCTGTCATTTCTAAAAGTTTTGACCGGATATGCTTGTCATTATCTGTATTTGAATGCCTtgggaaaaaaaatttatatgctaAGACAATTTGCATACATGTGATCAGGTCCTAAAGAATGGGGTGGAGGTGAAACTTCAAAGAAACGCATTGAGCGTCTTAGAAGCTCCTACAGGAAATGAAGACGAGGACGATGAGATTGACTATGACAACTCGTTCTGCAGTAGTTCAGATGTGGGAGACAAAGACATCGATTACTGTAAGTTTTCACCGTTTACTAATTGTCAACTACTCTTTCTTTAACTCGCCACAAGTAAAGAGTACAACTTCTAGGTGGGGTATCCTTTTGTTTTGTGAGTGGTGTACAAGGTAGggtaatatttttattgtttggAAGTGAACTAAAACCAAtagttacttattattattattatttcaaaattaccTTGTTTGACAGCTTGCTTAGAGTTTCATAAGCCGACAAAGCCAAGGGTTAGGCACACCAGGCCATGGACATGTTCAGCAAAGTCAAATGGCCGAAGCAGCAACTATCGAGACACTACTCATTCTAATGGTCACAACTCTCAAACGGTGAGAAAATACATATTGCATTTGCATAGTTTGAATTCAGGAGTGGTCGAGAAAAATTAAGCATTTTTAGTGTGTTTGAGAACTTGTGCTTACACTTTGTAGACTATGAACAGAGGGTAAACTTGGCAAAGCTTGGAACACCAACCTTACTGAGATATTGGAGGCGCTTCAATCttgtatgtttcttttttttgccCGAAAGAACTTGTGTGTTCATTAGATCTTCGGTTTGCTACCTGCGCAGCTTTCTAACATCAAATTCTCTACTGCTAAACAGGTGGGCATCAACCCCAAACCTACAAAGGAGCAGCTGCTCCACGTTGTGCAGAATCACTTCCTCTCGCAGGTACTTGTTCCACTCATTATTCTCCATGCATGCATGAAGAAACTAAAACGCCAGTCATCCACTTgcgcccaaaaaaaaaaaagcaagtggATGAGATGCAGGTCATCGTCGGCTTCATCCACGCCGCGAAGAGGTTGAAAACCCGCCATAGGAAAAAGAAGGAACAACAAGGTGGTGGGTTGAAGCAGGATTGATGTGAGTATTCACGATATGTAGAACTGGTGGTGGAGTCAGAGATCATGGTGCGAACGCCCAACCAGCTCAAGTGATGTGTCTGCTCACCTACTAATTGTAGTGTAATGATGCTAACCGTGGTGTGTGATGATTTTGTAGTCTTGTACTTAGGGACCTATGTATTAGTCTACTGGTGCCAATCTTCATCTCTGTGAGTCATGTGGGTTAGTTGCATCTTTTTCTTGGGGAAGGTGACGGTGGTGGGACAAGCTGCgtgcagagagagagaaagagttacgtACCCGTCTTGTTGTTGGCTGTTGGGCAGTGTGCAAGGCAGGCCGGGAGAATACAATATTCTCCGGGCCTCACGCTCCACTTGTCTTCTCCCACGACCACACCACTCACCATTGGATAAGGCCCGCCCTGCCTGCCTGCGCCACCACCAGCATCAGCAGAAGCAGATAAAAAGTGAGATCAAACTGGATTCTGCTTTTGTTTCGTCGCGCCATTGAATTGCTCAGTTGAGGACTTGATCTGATGTGATGTAGTGAGTGGTTCCATGGTCTATGTAAGCAGGAGGTACAACGGTAAATTGCAGGGACAAGCTTTTTACTTGTGAGCCTGTTGCAAAGTTGTCCTTCTCGTTGGAAACataggcaaagaaataaaaatCGTAAGCATCGGTTTGTACCTAAATCGAGATTCGGGCCATCCTTGGATGGTACCATATATTCTTTTAATCATACAATGGATGAATTCGTACCTGTCCGGTCATGAAACCGATAATTGAAATTGGATTCCTTGATTTGAGGTTCGAATTCTCGTGTTAAAATATAACTTCCATTGACTACCACTATGAGTCGTTACTCTTTCACCAAAGACATTAAATGTTTGCGTTTGCTACTGTACGACAAATAGGATAACTATTAAAAGCTTCGATACCTGCAGTTATCGCTGTCCCTGCATTCTCAAGTGAGGTGAAAAATTACTCCCCCTCGCGTGGTCTTCCCTCCTTGTATCGAGCGACACTGCAGCCACGAAGCAAAGATGTGCACCATTAAGACTCTTACCAAAAATTGCAGTTTCCCAGCACCAAGATTTTTACACCGATGGGCAGTAAAAAGATCTCATGAAAACTGACCGACCTTGGAACGCATGGCCGAGTCTACCAGAAGGCAGAATTCACCACCAAAATTTGAGTGCGCCACTCGATGCTTCATCTTTTCACCATGAGATGTATCGACAATTCTGATATGCTCCGTATCCCTCAGATGAAGTCTCACCAAGTTTCAAAGTAACCATTCTAATCTCTATCCCGAGGAAGATTATTTGAAGTCTCATGTGAGTGCCTTGAAGGAGCATCAAAATGCAAAAAAGTCATTCACATTTAAGGCGCAACGATCTAACATGAATGGCCTAATGTCCATCAAGAAAGAAAGAAGCTAAGTGGTAAGTGGTGTAACAATGACAAGAGATCAGGAAGCTTTGAGATATATTATTGCACAATAAGGCCATCAAGGGAATAAAATTACCTTGTGCAATAGAGTGAAGCTTCCTTCGTGACAAGTAGATTTTGCAAATTCTAGAACATAACATGTTGGTGTCACAATACCGTACAAAGGTGAGTATTTCGTGACAATCATTCATGAAACAACAAGCACAGGAACAAATAAACAACCAATATGCAAAATGATTAGTCGATTGCATGATCACAGGGATACTAACCCTTATGGAGTTATACATGGTGAATAGTAATTGTCGTGGATATTTACTTTGGCAGTAAAGTATGAGTTCATCTGAGATTTTCGAACTGACCTTGTTTTTGCAGCTTTAGGAGATGGGAGAAGGCAATCAACTCTGCTATTGCCAAAGTGGCCTATAACATCCATGCCTCTTTGAAAATAttcaagaaagaatcataataatcCTGGTTCCCGCCGACGAGATGCTGAGCCCGACCTGGATCAtatgcatgccacaaattcaggagAAGTATATTATTTTTCCAAAAGGTTCTCTGGCCTGATTGATGATAAGTTTGATGAAAAACACAACCTGAGATctgaaagaaacaaagaaaatatCCTCCAAAGGACGATAGAGAAGCACTACCATTTTTAACAAGATAATGGAAAAAAGAGCCAGAACAAGTCTAATATAAATAATTACTTAGATTGCTCAACAGGATTTTTGTTGTTGAGTTTGCGTAGAATAGCAACATCTATGCTACAACAAAAGGCAAGTGGCTATAGTATGCGACCGATGTCATGACAAAAATTAACCCTGAGCATTCATTTTAAAATGAATGATCTAACAAACATAGAACTTTGCAAGATTTACAGATCAGAAATCTCTTCATGTGTTGCAATGCAACTTCGAGTGGCAAAAGCTAGCGTAACATAAGCCAGTTACTACCTACTTCATGAACATGAAAACTGGCTACTGCACACATGGCTACCAAAAGAAGCTTCAAGAAAGCTTAGCTAACTTCTGAAGAAAAAAATGCAGCAACTGTAGTGGGATGAACCCAGAAAGCTTTGTTCAATGATATCATGCTCAACATTAAAGCAGAGATAACTGGAAAAAAATTAGCTCTAAATCAGTCCTGTAGCTCCTCATTCATGAATGCATTAAAATGTAACTTTCCATCTCCATTACGCAAATAATTCCCAACATGTATACAGTTATAGGGTTTGTAAATGTGACTTACAAACTGAGACAAATATGTGAACTGTGCTGCCAATCTCAATCCAACTAGAGCCTGGCATCTCGATGCCACAGATATACCTCATCCTCACCCTTTGCAAATCCTCCCAACAAGCTTCAGCTACATAGATTTTTGACAAGAGCATATAATTCACTGATTTGTTTTGCCTCCATACAGATATGATGCCTCCAAGAATATTTTCATCAGGCTGACACGGCATATTAGCTCTACCAAGTAGATCAGCTAGACAAAGCAGACTATTCTGATCTTGGATACATTTGATAATCCATTATCATCATAGAACTGAAATTGTGTGGTCATCTACAAGCCCAGCATGACTGCATGCAGCGAGGAAGCATGGATAATACAATTCTGTAGGGCTAACATGTTTGTTGTATGAATAGCTAATCCAATATAGGTGTAAGAATATCAGCGAAAACTAGTCCACCAAAACAGGTGTATATATCAAAGATATGCATGGGTGCATTGTGGATCCTCATAAGCAATAATAAAGAAATTTTCAATCCACACAGAAGCTTCAAACCTGCATTTTTACACCATAACCATGCACATCTATACCCTCACTGATTGCTGCCACAGCGGCACAGGAGCTGAGATAACTAGCAAGTGTTGATTCATCAAGTCTCATAACCTACATTATAACATTGTAACAGACAACGTCTCTAGCAACCATTCCATCGAAAACCTGGCGAGCATCATCTATCACAATGCATTCCAACTACATCAGTATCAAGAGCCAATTTCACAACCAGGCAATGAGGCTGCCTTCTAAATCCCAACAACACCAAGTCTTTCAAAATGATCCCATCAAAGTATCCTTTGAGGAAACGACATTTTGGATACATCGATAAGGGCAGCCAGACTTAACAGTCAGACAACCAATTGCTCCCCGAACAAGACAGGACATAATCCAAGAAAGCGTAGTGACGTTATGCAGTCAAGCTTTGACGAGACTAGTATTTCTCTGTTAGATAAGCACTGAAAAACCGAATCCATTCATAATGAATCACCAAAACCTAGTTTGCCAGAAGCTAGCAAACTGATTGGAGAACGACACAGCGTCGGAGACGTGAAATCGCCACACCAGTATATTCTAAAAGGAACAATGATTCTCTTGGACATACCATCGAACAAATGCCGTGCGGATGCAAGGAAACCAGAACCCACGCGCATGTCGCAGTCGCCGACGAGCAGCTCATGCGAAAACCCCACACGACGCTTAATTCTCAGCAGTGACAGCAACTCTTCTCTTATAAAAGCAAGAATCAACATTACCCCTTTTTTCATGTGGTAAGAAATGATCGGTATTTTGAATATtagaaaaccttaaaaatacgATGCTTTGCGACAAAACCTCATTTTCTTTTTCAGATTAcggtataaaaaataataataatgtgcaAATATTTAAttcttattcgaaaaaaaaaccATTTCATAAGAAAAACAAACGAATATCAAAGTGTAAATTatatcgaaaaataattttgatagcttatttttgcaaaaaaaaaatctttttttttttcaatttaaccACAAAGTATCCTAAAGCATAAATTAAGATTATATTTGCCCATTTGGTGGTTGGTAATTAGTTGCATACAGCATAGTTTATTTATGTTCTAATGTTTGtatagagaatatatatatatatatatatatatatatatatatatatatatatatatatatatatatatatatatatacacacatatgtaCATGAAAGCAATAAATGTGATAAACAAAAATTTCCTCAAAAAATCTGCATTTGCAAATTACTTATTTACATATGTTTGGATCACCTCTGCCTAAACAAATAAATTATGTTAAATGATTTTTCTTACCTATAATTGTTATTTGACTGGTTAGTCATCGTCTTGATcaactctcggaccggtacgtatcatCCATTTCGGATTGTTTAGGAAAAtacgataataataataagtattaGGTAGGTTAAAGGTGATATATATTAAATTCTTTCTTAATGTCTGAACTTTTTAGGATTTTTATCACcaaatccaaacatttatcattctaTCTTATGTGGCCATGAGCTCTCACTTTGTCTCACCTGTTCGGTTGCAGGTGCCACCCAATCCAACTGAGGACACACACACGACTGATGGGCTGCTTTCCGGCCAACAATTACCGTCATACCATACGATGGGCCGACGAGCTCAGCACAAACCCATAAACTGGCGTCCTCGAGCCACCGCTACTAATGAACTCGCATATTGTACGGCATCCTACGATCCTATCTGGCATCGCGAGGAGGGAGGGAGGGCAATCTCGTAGTTTGAGACAAGTCCTGTGGGCATTCCGGTAAAGAAAACTTCCCTTCCATCATGCATTAGAAAATCTCTGCATCTGTCTGCACTTTACCCCACTTAGCCAGCACCCTAAAAAAGGATGACCTACGAATGGGTCCCGGTGCCGTAGTTCAATCAACAGACAGGTGTTGGCTTGGGTAAATATAGGGCAGGTGTTGGTCTAACAAATCATCGTTTGAGATGGAAAAGCCTAATAGATTAATAGTAAAAGAGAAGTATTCCAGGGAtcgagagagcgagcgagcgagcgagagagagagagagagagagagagagagagagggaaggaagCCATAACCACACCCGACTGCTTCCTGCCGCGCCGCCCAAATCCGTGCTCCCTCCTTCTGCAATCAGCTCGGCGGCTGTCGATCGGCCATGCGGATTCGGAAATGCGCCTCCCAGCTGTTGGGCACGCGGCGCGCCGGCTCTCCTTCTCGACTCACTGCCGGGCTCAACTCCTCGCCGCCGCCCCGGACGTTGTCGTGGGACTCCGAGGCGTCTTCTTCCTCCGCCGCCGCGGGCCTCCTCTGCGAGTTGAACCGGTCCCCATGGGATGATCCGATGTGCCTCGAGCTCATAGCTGCGTGTGATCCGGTAAGATCCACCCTTCCAACCTTCTTTGTCTCTTTCCTTTGGATTCAAAACCCCTTCCTTTCGGCTTCTGAATCAGCTTGGAAACCCTAAATTTCAATtatttgcggcctattgtcctacTCCTCGCATTTTCTCGAGAAGGTGATGCTTCCTCCAACAGTTAGGGTTTTTTGTTCCTTCTTGCTCCCCGTCTCCACTAATGCTCGAAATAAATCCGGTTGCGAGTAGTGGAACAGTAGTCGATGTCGGGAGGCAATGCCAGTTGCCTTTCTGCATCTTCTGCTGGTATTTATTTGCGGAAGCTCCGCTTTCGATTCGAGAAAGAAGAGGACATTAATTCAGAGACATGGAAACCCTAGTTGCTCGATCGATCACAATAGAGCACTCCCAAGTCCTACGCAGTCGCTCCGATCAAGTTTtcgactttctttctttctttgtctgCGGATTTTTGTTCCCGGTTCGACGGGGATTCGACCTGACACCGATggcaggaagaagaggaggacgacGGGGGCATTCTGGGAAATGGCGTGAAAGCTGAAGTGGGCGAGCCGAGGGGCAATCCTGGAAATCGAATCAAATATGATGCCGCTGCAGTATCCTGCGTTCTCAAGAGGTAAGCATCAAACCTAGCCCTTGTACTCTTCCTCCCCCTCGCCTTTCTCCTGTGCTCGGCTCCCCAAACCATTTGGAAAAGCGGCGCAGTGCAGCTGTAGATTCTCATGCCGGAAGCCGATGCTTCTTCTGGCAGGGAAGCAAGCATGAAGTGGTCGGGGGATAAGGTAGAAGAGAAAGCACGGAAGAAGGACGGGGCAAagatgacgaagaagaagaagaaaggcaaTGTCCTCCAAACAAAAGGCGGAGTTGCGGCTACGGAGGCCTCTCTGAGCTGCAAGAAGAGCGACGGCAAAGGTTGGCACTGTAAGCGGCCGGCGCACCGCCCGCACTCGCTATGCAATTACCATCTCACCCAGCTCCGCTCCTACACCTGCAGCCCCGGTCATGGCAAGGCTGCGGAATCACCACCCAGCGAATGCCAAGGCGGCGTGAGCCGTAGACAGAAGAAGACCAACACGGCTGGAGCCGATTCCAACATGTACTATTACTATTCAGGCTTCGGCCCTTGGCGAGCAAAGACGAGAAGTCGTCAGGCtaccgatgatgatgatgatgaagaagaagaagaacaagaagacggGAAGGAGATTTTGAAATCCGGCAACGGGTGCGATGCGGACGCCCCCGCAATGGCTGGCGAGAACGAGGAGAACAGTGACGAAGACAAGGGTGACAACAGCGGGAGGGATAGGGAGGGGAGCAAGAGGAGCCACAGGAAGagagggaggaagaggatgaaggcTCGGTCTCTCAAGTCCTTACTTTGATATGTATCTTTTGGTTGCTGTTGTCGTAATGTGTTTGCTAAACACGGATATTGCATGGTTTGCACGTCTAAGAATTGCCATTTTGTTTGGTCGTGTTGCATGGGCCGGGCTTGGGTCTGGTTCGGCCCGTCATCACTTTTCGACGGATACCTGATGTGCTTCTTGATGACTGCGTCACACCCATCTTCTGTCGTGAAGGCATTCTTGACCCTCCTCGTCGTCAGCATCATCGTGGCTGCTGGTAGAAATTGGATTCTCtctcgcatcttcttcttcactaGCCGCAACGGCGCCATTACAGCTGAGGAGAGGAgctggaggaggtggtggtggcatGGCGAGTGCGGGTGGTGTGCCAACCTCTTTACAGAGCCAACCCTTACGGTCGCTCTTCTTGCATCGGTTGGACCTCTTCCTTCGCCTTCCTCGTCATCTTTTTTTGTCTGCTTTGCCTTCTCCTTCCCCTCGCTTATAAAATCGGATACGCTGCTGTAGAAACTTCTGCGGCAGAGTCGTGTTTTGAGCTTCCACGAGGTTGTTCCGGCGACAAGGGCTCGTCTTTGACCGAGATGCCACTTCCCGTGATGCCCTCCCTCACGCTCGTCGTCTTCCTCGACTTTGATGGCCTCTGCTGGGGTGCCGCATCTCCATCCTCCGCTTTCTGCAGCGGCAGGAACGTACAGAAGCCCCAGCCAGTAGCCAGTTCCCAGTAATGACGATTCGAGTCCCGAAAAAGAGAGTGTTAAGGTGCGAGGAGAGGAGGTAAAAAAGAATGGAACACGGAAGGACGGATATGACCCTTAAAACAAATGACAAGGTCGGATGGAGACCCCGATGGATCTAGGGTTTCCTCCCTCCATGATccatgctcctcggccctcgccaCAGCCCTAGAAACCATAACGATGCTCCATCACATCCCACTAATTaacaataaaaatcatatcataaatccGTCAAATGGCCGGAAGGCGAAATCTGGAATCTACACGATTCAACATCTTCTGATTGATCGTGGATTCTTTCTAATCTTCAGATGACAAGAGGAACGAATGAAGTACAGAAACGGACGTGAAGAAAGGAGCAGCGGAATTAAGGAATCCCGCAGAGACGACGAGTAGATGTTTATTAGGTTGATACAGAGAAAAGCGGAGGCATTGTTCGAACCTGAGGAAGGTGGAGACCAGCCATCACATCCCACGGCGAGCAGTGGACCTGGCAGCCCACCACCCCGGCAGCCGCGGTGGGAGCCGACCCCTCCGTCTCCCACGTCTCCAGCGGCGGCGAACACCAATGCGGATACCAAGCAGCTACTGGAAGAGAAGGAAGTGGGGGTGGGGTTGACCTCTCGCCAATCCCAACAGCTTCGGAGCTAAAGGTCTTGTTCCTTCCTCTGATCAGAGTTGggaccaatctctctctctctctcctgcccTTCTTGAATTGTTTGTCCCATATCGAACCGATTAAACCAATGTGTGGCACAATTCAAGATCGgttttacaataataataataataataaatttcaaGACAAATGCATAatacaaatattattataattaataagttttatatttattttctgtaCAAAATCATACTAATAAATAAACACAAAATCCTACGTtagaatgtaaaaataaaattatttatcattttaaataaattttgaaaGCGAATTTGATTTTGTATGACACCCCAATACCACACACACAAATCAGATAGAATAGATTTGCAAGATGTGGTTATATAAAAGCAAAATACAACACACTATCAAATTGGCAGAAACAAAGCATTGCTTGATGCCATTTGCCTTCGTACCCACATTGCCTGTACAACATCATATATCCCTACAACACATAGCTTAGCTTGTCGAGGGATCCCTTCAACACATCCCTTCCTTTCAGTCGTCACAACACTGTTCGTACAAACAAACAACAATGTCTGTAATCGGACTATCTTTCACTTCCTCCTCAAATCGATCACAATCACGCTTATGTTGTCCGCGCTTCTCCTCGCCAGTGCAAGCCTGGCTAACAGCACCGCCGCCAGAGAGCACCGCGCGTCGGATGCTTGTTCTTGCTCTCGTCCACCAGCAGTCGCGGCCCCGCCATCGACATCTTCGGCGCCACTTGATCGGTCTGCTTCTTCCAAGCACCGTCGAGCCACGTCACATGCTACGTCGTTGGGCAGCACGTCCCACAGCCCGTCGCTGGCCATGATTAGGCACTCGTCCTCGGCTGTTCTCTCCACCACGCATATCTCCGGTTCGGATATCACGAAGGGTTTCAAGTACTTGTCACCTGCGATGGTGCAGTCAAACAGCTATTGCTAAAATGGATACTACTCCTACAGAAATGTGCCTGGTGATCAATAGTACTGATCACAAATAGAACCTCAACACCTATAATTTACACTATATAACCCAAAAGGAGAGATAAAAGAAAGAAACTCTTGTTATAATTGATTAGAAGCTTTAGTGAAGCCAATCATTTCTTTCTCTGGAAATAGAAGGCCTAAAGATGCAACAAGTAACATGATTCAGTCAATAGTTGGCATTGTTGATTGCTCGTTCTTAACAGTAACATGTCAAGTGAAATGCATTATAAACCGTGAAAACTGCATGAAAAGCAAAAGGAATACAGATTATTGAGAGTAAATAATCTAAACACATATGGGGGTCACAGAAGGCTCAACCAGCACAAGCAACCTGAGAGAAAGTTAATATGAATTAATAGCAACTTTAATTTTTAATAGCCTgaataaaaattaaacataagaCCTTCTGCTtggatattattttaaattttcgaaTACCATTAATTCATCTAAAAACTTAGCCCAATAAAAGGGATATGATCTACAATTTAAAAAGTAACCTCACCATAGCTGACACCTGAAAGATGTCAGGAGAGAAGTTCACATAAATAGCATTTCCAATTTCTAGGGAATTCTCAAAAACGAAACTTTGATTAATTCTTCCAATCATGCATTAATTAGCAAACTCTCCCTCATGGCATGCGTTGCTGAAAACTTTAACACCAGCTACGACAAGCATATATGAAGATGACAAAGAAATCCAAATTGCAACAGCAATCTGCAATCCAGTAGTTCTTCCTTTTGTCGCATCAAGTTATACTCGCTAAAG belongs to Musa acuminata AAA Group cultivar baxijiao chromosome BXJ1-11, Cavendish_Baxijiao_AAA, whole genome shotgun sequence and includes:
- the LOC103972087 gene encoding uncharacterized protein LOC103972087, producing the protein MRIMEAELCSARTLSPSREESGDEELSVLPRHTKVIVTGNNRTKSVLVGLQGVVKKAVGLGGWHWLVLKNGVEVKLQRNALSVLEAPTGNEDEDDEIDYDNSFCSSSDVGDKDIDYSCLEFHKPTKPRVRHTRPWTCSAKSNGRSSNYRDTTHSNGHNSQTRVNLAKLGTPTLLRYWRRFNLVGINPKPTKEQLLHVVQNHFLSQQVDEMQVIVGFIHAAKRLKTRHRKKKEQQGGGLKQD
- the LOC135596655 gene encoding uncharacterized protein LOC135596655, whose amino-acid sequence is MRIRKCASQLLGTRRAGSPSRLTAGLNSSPPPRTLSWDSEASSSSAAAGLLCELNRSPWDDPMCLELIAACDPEEEEDDGGILGNGVKAEVGEPRGNPGNRIKYDAAAVSCVLKREASMKWSGDKVEEKARKKDGAKMTKKKKKGNVLQTKGGVAATEASLSCKKSDGKGWHCKRPAHRPHSLCNYHLTQLRSYTCSPGHGKAAESPPSECQGGVSRRQKKTNTAGADSNMYYYYSGFGPWRAKTRSRQATDDDDDEEEEEQEDGKEILKSGNGCDADAPAMAGENEENSDEDKGDNSGRDREGSKRSHRKRGRKRMKARSLKSLL